A single genomic interval of Nostoc commune NIES-4072 harbors:
- a CDS encoding four helix bundle protein — translation MDKEEERRKIITHEDLIIYQKAFQAAITIFEISKRFPEEERYSLTDQIRRSSRSVCANLAEAWRKRRYKASFIAKLNECEAEAAETQVWLKFALRYQYLSIEEEKNLSGAYNQVLSGLVKMINQPEDWLIG, via the coding sequence GTGGACAAGGAGGAAGAACGCAGAAAAATTATAACCCACGAAGATTTAATCATCTACCAAAAAGCATTTCAGGCAGCTATAACTATTTTTGAGATATCAAAACGGTTCCCAGAGGAAGAAAGATACTCTCTTACAGACCAAATTCGTCGTTCATCTCGCTCAGTTTGTGCCAACTTAGCAGAGGCTTGGCGAAAAAGAAGATATAAAGCCTCATTTATCGCTAAATTAAACGAATGTGAAGCAGAAGCAGCAGAAACCCAGGTTTGGCTGAAGTTTGCTCTCAGATATCAGTATTTATCGATAGAAGAGGAAAAAAATTTATCTGGTGCATATAATCAAGTATTAAGCGGATTAGTCAAGATGATTAATCAACCAGAAGATTGGTTAATTGGTTGA
- a CDS encoding endonuclease domain-containing protein, giving the protein MNNPTPEEPYPLTKEGTRNIVIGYKVDLVKVQRAKELRQQMTPEEKILWQHLRANRLNGFHFRRQQIINGFIADFYCHATALVIEVDGKIHEQQAEYDAERDKVLLARGLRLLRIKNEEVRHELDKVLMRISTACSQQT; this is encoded by the coding sequence ATGAATAATCCAACACCTGAAGAACCCTATCCACTGACAAAAGAGGGAACTCGCAATATTGTAATCGGATACAAAGTAGACTTAGTTAAAGTGCAACGTGCCAAAGAACTCCGTCAGCAAATGACACCAGAAGAAAAAATTCTTTGGCAACATCTTCGTGCTAATCGCCTGAATGGTTTTCACTTTCGCCGTCAGCAGATTATCAATGGTTTTATTGCAGATTTCTACTGTCACGCAACTGCATTAGTGATAGAAGTAGATGGCAAAATTCATGAACAACAAGCCGAATATGATGCAGAACGGGACAAAGTTTTGTTAGCTAGGGGACTGCGTTTGTTGCGAATTAAAAATGAAGAAGTGAGACATGAACTTGATAAAGTCTTGATGCGTATTTCCACAGCTTGTTCTCAACAGACCTAA
- a CDS encoding IS982 family transposase, which translates to MLNEIISIYAIIDDLLKAIGHNEDCRREMNDAEIITTAITSAMFFNGNHSKACTYMKEHKLISNMLEKSRFNRRLHSVSMLINDLFHQVGMALKEISDSTEYLLDSFPVPICDNIRIFNVKIIQSAQYRGYIASKKRYFYGVRVQLLTTKNGIPVEFVFMPGSANDVRALNALPLNLPPGSEIYGDSAYTDYTIEDDLEQTSHISLKVMRKKNSKRQDQPWNQYIKQHTRHYIETVFSSITCVFPKSIHAVTYQGFLLKLQAFIFSFTLQQAFIE; encoded by the coding sequence ATGCTAAACGAAATAATTTCCATATATGCTATCATAGACGACCTGTTAAAGGCGATTGGGCATAATGAAGATTGTCGTCGAGAGATGAATGACGCAGAAATTATTACAACGGCAATAACATCGGCGATGTTCTTTAATGGTAATCATAGTAAGGCTTGTACCTATATGAAAGAACATAAGTTGATATCTAATATGTTAGAAAAGTCACGATTTAACCGGAGATTACACAGTGTCTCAATGTTAATCAACGACTTGTTTCATCAAGTGGGAATGGCACTGAAGGAAATTAGTGATTCCACTGAATATCTTTTAGACTCGTTCCCAGTGCCCATCTGCGATAACATCCGTATCTTTAATGTAAAAATAATACAGTCGGCGCAGTATAGAGGTTACATCGCATCGAAAAAACGATATTTTTACGGGGTTCGAGTTCAGTTATTAACAACCAAAAATGGTATTCCTGTCGAATTTGTGTTTATGCCTGGTAGTGCCAACGATGTACGTGCTTTAAATGCCTTACCCTTGAATCTACCACCTGGTAGTGAAATTTATGGTGATTCAGCTTACACCGACTACACGATTGAGGATGACTTGGAACAAACAAGTCACATTTCTTTAAAAGTCATGAGGAAAAAGAACTCCAAGCGTCAAGACCAGCCTTGGAATCAATATATTAAACAACATACTCGGCATTATATCGAAACTGTGTTTAGTAGTATCACTTGTGTTTTTCCAAAATCAATACATGCAGTCACTTATCAAGGGTTTTTACTTAAGCTACAAGCATTCATTTTTTCTTTTACTCTTCAACAAGCTTTTATTGAATAA
- a CDS encoding DUF4258 domain-containing protein, producing MFDEILQRMRDKVSSRQYLMTLHAEEEMSDDNLTIYDIEEGIFTGEILERQKDKVTAESKYRIRGLTLDAGEVEIIAKLSPTGKLVIITVYIP from the coding sequence TTGTTCGATGAAATTTTGCAACGAATGCGGGATAAAGTTTCTTCTCGTCAGTATTTAATGACGCTACACGCTGAAGAAGAAATGAGCGATGACAATCTAACAATCTATGACATTGAAGAAGGCATCTTTACAGGCGAAATACTCGAACGTCAAAAAGATAAAGTGACAGCAGAATCTAAATATCGTATCAGAGGTTTAACTCTTGATGCAGGGGAAGTCGAAATAATTGCCAAGCTAAGTCCAACTGGAAAACTTGTTATCATTACAGTATACATACCCTAA
- a CDS encoding NADP(H)-dependent aldo-keto reductase, producing MLYNQLGNSDLKVSEICLGTMTYGQQNTIEEAHQQLDYAIKQGINFIDAAEMYPVPTSAETYGLTETYIGEWLKHQQRDQLIVATKIAGPGRGFKWLRDGAKAVDRDNIKQAVDDSLKRLQTDYIDLYQIHWPDRYVPRFGQTVFDPNQVGETVPITEQLEVFADVINAGKIRYIGLSNETPWGIAQFSHAAKQLGLPKVVSIQNAYNLLNRVFDGALAEAVYYENVPLLAYSPLGFGYLTGKYLNGKPEKARVTLFENFGQRYLKPNVSKAVAAYVEIAKRHQLSPAQLAIAFVRSRWFVASTIIGATTLEQLKENIESINVVLDKDILAELDSVHTQYPNPAP from the coding sequence ATGCTATACAATCAGCTAGGTAATAGTGATCTAAAAGTTTCCGAAATTTGCCTTGGGACAATGACTTATGGGCAGCAAAATACTATTGAAGAAGCCCATCAGCAGCTAGATTATGCCATTAAACAGGGAATTAACTTCATTGATGCGGCTGAGATGTATCCAGTACCAACTAGTGCTGAAACCTATGGTTTAACCGAAACTTACATTGGAGAATGGTTAAAACATCAGCAGCGAGATCAACTAATAGTCGCTACTAAAATTGCAGGGCCTGGCCGTGGCTTTAAATGGCTACGTGATGGAGCTAAAGCCGTTGATAGAGACAATATCAAACAAGCTGTAGATGATAGTCTAAAAAGATTGCAGACAGACTATATTGATTTATATCAAATCCATTGGCCAGACCGTTATGTACCACGATTTGGACAAACAGTTTTCGACCCTAATCAAGTCGGAGAAACAGTTCCCATCACTGAACAGCTAGAAGTTTTTGCCGATGTCATAAATGCAGGTAAAATTCGCTATATCGGCTTAAGTAATGAAACTCCTTGGGGCATTGCACAATTTAGCCATGCAGCTAAACAATTAGGATTACCTAAAGTTGTTTCTATTCAAAATGCTTACAATTTACTCAATCGAGTTTTTGATGGCGCTCTTGCAGAAGCAGTTTATTACGAAAACGTTCCTTTACTAGCTTATAGCCCTTTGGGATTTGGCTATTTAACTGGTAAATACCTCAACGGTAAACCAGAAAAAGCAAGAGTTACTTTATTTGAAAACTTTGGTCAGCGATATTTAAAACCAAATGTTAGCAAAGCAGTAGCCGCTTATGTAGAAATTGCCAAACGCCATCAACTAAGTCCTGCACAATTAGCGATCGCATTTGTGCGGAGTCGTTGGTTTGTCGCCAGTACGATTATTGGTGCTACCACACTCGAACAACTTAAAGAGAATATAGAAAGCATCAATGTAGTTCTTGATAAAGATATCTTGGCTGAATTGGATTCAGTTCATACTCAATATCCGAACCCAGCACCCTAA
- a CDS encoding type II toxin-antitoxin system MqsA family antitoxin codes for MLCDICGSEGVKVRQITRTYGNGKDLLVIENIPVITCTHCGETYLTAETLHKIEQIKTNRKKLAVERPVEVASFG; via the coding sequence ATGCTGTGTGATATTTGTGGAAGCGAAGGTGTAAAAGTCCGCCAAATTACTAGAACTTACGGCAATGGTAAAGACCTGTTAGTAATAGAAAACATTCCAGTAATAACTTGTACTCATTGCGGCGAAACTTATTTAACTGCTGAAACTCTTCACAAAATTGAACAAATCAAAACTAACCGTAAAAAATTAGCTGTTGAACGTCCTGTAGAAGTGGCTAGTTTTGGATGA
- a CDS encoding isopenicillin N synthase family dioxygenase yields MTILQVVNKEFSKVPVIDISTLVSQTSSYSDVIADQIRQACQDYGFFYIVGHGVDEQLQERLEHLSHQFFAQDIETKLKIRMALGGRAWRGYFPVGNELTSGKPDLKEGIYFGAELEEDHPLVKAAVPMHGQNLFPSNIPQFRETVLDYIDSMTKLGHTLMAGIALSLGLEKSYFAERYTKDPLILFRIFNYPPNPSLSKSEWGVGEHTDYGVLTILKQDNVGGLQVKSKSGWIDAPPIPGSFVCNIGDMLDRMTRGLYRSTPHRVQNLSTSHRLSFPFFFDPNFNVEVKPIELNDIVVNDDKSDRWDKASVHEFRGTYGDYLLNKVSKVFPELQQKVL; encoded by the coding sequence ATGACAATCTTACAAGTTGTAAACAAAGAGTTTTCAAAAGTTCCCGTCATTGATATTAGTACATTAGTTTCTCAAACTAGCAGCTATTCTGATGTAATTGCAGACCAAATTAGACAAGCCTGCCAAGATTACGGTTTCTTCTATATTGTCGGACATGGAGTTGATGAACAACTACAAGAGCGACTAGAACATCTCAGTCACCAATTTTTCGCGCAGGATATAGAAACTAAACTGAAGATTCGTATGGCTCTTGGTGGTAGAGCATGGCGAGGATATTTCCCTGTGGGTAACGAGTTGACATCAGGTAAACCCGACTTAAAAGAAGGTATTTACTTCGGTGCAGAACTAGAAGAAGACCATCCATTGGTGAAAGCTGCTGTACCAATGCACGGTCAAAATCTTTTTCCATCCAATATTCCCCAATTTAGGGAAACAGTTCTAGATTATATAGACTCAATGACCAAACTTGGACACACCTTAATGGCTGGTATTGCTCTAAGTTTGGGGTTAGAAAAATCCTATTTTGCTGAACGTTATACAAAAGATCCATTAATATTATTTCGGATTTTCAATTACCCTCCCAATCCATCATTATCTAAATCTGAATGGGGCGTTGGTGAACATACAGATTATGGAGTATTAACTATACTCAAACAAGATAATGTTGGTGGATTACAAGTCAAATCAAAGTCTGGTTGGATAGATGCACCTCCTATTCCTGGTTCATTCGTATGCAATATTGGGGATATGCTTGATCGCATGACACGAGGACTGTATCGTTCAACACCCCACCGCGTTCAGAACTTATCAACAAGTCATCGCCTTTCGTTCCCGTTCTTCTTTGATCCCAATTTTAACGTTGAAGTCAAACCCATTGAACTGAACGACATAGTAGTGAATGATGATAAAAGCGATCGCTGGGATAAAGCTAGTGTCCACGAATTTCGCGGGACTTATGGCGATTATCTTTTGAATAAAGTCTCTAAAGTATTTCCAGAACTACAACAAAAAGTGCTTTAG
- a CDS encoding class I SAM-dependent methyltransferase family protein: protein MPKDWYEWHDLYDTEPKLQQRLEIVQEYIAYSLNASPSGTIRVVSVCAGDGRDLLGTLKNHSRAKDVSARLVEINSNLVERGRATIESLGLAKQIEFINGDATLATNYVGAIPVDIVIVCGVFGNLADEAELNRLLDNLSFLSKPGAFVIWTRGDSNGITYSDNVRKILSASGFEEVNFKLTATGDMGVGLNRYRGENLAAPKEQQLFVFSGIPSKAR from the coding sequence ATGCCAAAAGATTGGTATGAATGGCACGACCTATACGACACTGAGCCAAAATTGCAGCAGCGTCTAGAAATCGTGCAGGAATATATTGCTTACAGCTTGAATGCGTCGCCATCTGGAACTATCCGTGTGGTAAGTGTTTGCGCGGGTGATGGACGAGATTTACTAGGAACTTTAAAAAATCACTCTCGTGCAAAGGATGTTTCTGCACGGCTGGTTGAAATAAATTCAAATTTAGTTGAGCGTGGACGAGCAACCATAGAGTCTTTGGGTTTAGCCAAGCAAATTGAGTTTATCAATGGTGATGCAACTCTTGCCACTAACTATGTAGGAGCAATACCAGTAGATATCGTGATTGTGTGTGGTGTCTTTGGCAATCTGGCTGATGAGGCTGAACTCAATCGCTTACTAGATAACCTGAGTTTTCTGAGTAAACCAGGTGCTTTTGTCATTTGGACTCGTGGAGACTCCAACGGTATTACTTACTCTGACAATGTGCGGAAAATTTTAAGTGCATCTGGATTTGAAGAAGTAAACTTCAAGCTTACCGCCACGGGAGATATGGGTGTTGGTCTTAATCGATACAGGGGTGAAAACTTGGCTGCACCTAAAGAGCAACAGTTATTTGTGTTTTCCGGCATTCCTAGTAAAGCGAGGTAA
- a CDS encoding DUF29 domain-containing protein, giving the protein MTSPSFINEKNLYEQDFYLWTQTIAQQLKENNFNETDIANLIEEIESMGRSEKRELKNRLIVLLMHLLKWQYQPEKRSESWRSTISEQRICIETLLEDSPSLQPLLAEVFENCYQKARLNASDETGIKLNFFPKESPFTLEETLKNSY; this is encoded by the coding sequence ATGACCAGTCCATCTTTTATAAATGAAAAAAACCTTTATGAACAAGACTTTTACTTGTGGACACAAACAATTGCCCAACAGTTAAAAGAAAATAATTTTAATGAAACAGATATAGCTAATTTAATTGAAGAAATTGAAAGCATGGGGAGGAGTGAAAAACGCGAGTTAAAAAATCGATTAATTGTGCTGTTGATGCACTTGCTGAAATGGCAATATCAACCAGAAAAACGTAGTGAAAGTTGGCGCAGTACCATTTCTGAACAACGTATCTGTATTGAAACATTATTAGAAGATAGTCCAAGTTTGCAACCTCTACTTGCAGAAGTATTTGAAAATTGTTATCAAAAAGCTCGTCTCAATGCATCTGATGAAACAGGTATTAAATTAAATTTCTTTCCTAAAGAATCTCCGTTTACACTAGAAGAAACGTTAAAAAATAGTTATTAG
- a CDS encoding FAD-binding protein gives MRSQSPTSKTFDSQAIVRGVQAQMFPLEKNYLRSEQGLLDSLAKLETLWQQVQENPKQDTVRDVEFSRRAAALTAVARWAYFSALHRKETRSEHIRIDYPETDPNQRYYQATGGLDKLWVRRDWITDAPATPPIQTTQIIPTVSKL, from the coding sequence TTGCGATCGCAATCCCCCACTTCCAAAACATTCGATAGTCAAGCGATCGTGCGCGGTGTACAAGCCCAGATGTTCCCGTTGGAGAAGAATTACTTGCGTTCTGAGCAGGGACTTTTGGATTCTCTCGCCAAATTAGAAACGCTGTGGCAGCAAGTACAAGAAAACCCGAAACAAGATACAGTGCGCGATGTGGAATTTTCCCGCCGAGCGGCTGCTTTAACAGCTGTAGCACGATGGGCATATTTTAGCGCCTTACATCGCAAGGAAACGCGCAGTGAACATATTCGCATAGACTATCCCGAAACCGATCCAAATCAGCGTTATTACCAAGCAACAGGTGGCTTAGATAAGCTTTGGGTGAGGCGGGATTGGATTACGGATGCTCCTGCTACACCACCAATACAAACCACTCAAATCATACCTACTGTATCAAAGTTGTAG
- a CDS encoding transposase, translating to MLKNKYLKEWAKIVSYHFPDLSLPEVAGLATWSFGIVMTGSSSLTRVSEFIGRLNQENTNAVRQRLKEWYQEADAKTGKKRTAIDVTKCFAPLLQWILSMWNSEEKWLPLAVDSTNIGQHFTVLSVHVLYRGCGIPVAWKIVKGTEKGAWKPHWQQLFQSLKDVVPPEMQVVVSADRGLYADWLFDAICALNWHPFLRINYTGTYQIRGETEWQFLDKLVQKTGTSWSGIVTCFKTNPLNCTILARWDEGYKDPWLIVTDLLPQQGDALWYSLRSWIECSYREGATRKSEIGV from the coding sequence ATGCTAAAGAATAAGTATCTCAAAGAATGGGCGAAAATTGTTAGTTATCATTTCCCTGATCTATCTTTGCCAGAAGTAGCAGGTTTAGCTACTTGGAGCTTTGGGATAGTAATGACAGGCTCAAGTAGTCTAACCAGAGTCTCAGAATTTATCGGCAGGCTTAATCAAGAGAACACTAATGCAGTTCGACAAAGACTAAAAGAATGGTATCAAGAAGCAGATGCCAAAACAGGAAAAAAAAGAACTGCTATAGATGTAACTAAGTGCTTTGCTCCCCTACTCCAATGGATTTTGAGTATGTGGAACAGTGAAGAAAAATGGCTTCCTCTTGCGGTAGATAGCACTAATATTGGACAACACTTCACGGTTCTTTCTGTTCATGTTCTCTATCGGGGTTGCGGCATTCCTGTAGCTTGGAAAATTGTCAAAGGAACAGAAAAAGGAGCTTGGAAACCTCATTGGCAGCAATTATTCCAATCATTGAAAGATGTTGTTCCTCCGGAAATGCAAGTCGTTGTTTCAGCAGATAGAGGACTCTATGCTGACTGGTTGTTTGACGCAATTTGCGCTTTGAATTGGCATCCTTTTTTACGAATTAATTATACTGGAACATATCAAATTAGAGGAGAGACCGAATGGCAGTTTTTAGATAAACTAGTACAAAAAACAGGGACGAGTTGGTCTGGAATAGTCACCTGTTTTAAAACTAATCCACTCAATTGCACAATACTTGCCCGTTGGGATGAAGGTTACAAAGATCCTTGGTTAATTGTCACGGATTTACTACCCCAACAAGGGGATGCTCTCTGGTATTCTTTACGTTCTTGGATTGAGTGTAGTTATCGGGAGGGAGCAACGCGAAAAAGTGAGATCGGGGTTTAG
- a CDS encoding 4Fe-4S dicluster domain-containing protein, which yields MIELVSHKLCINCNLCVQVCPTNVFDSVPDQPPAIARQEDCQTCFLCEAYCPADALYVAPESHTNVTVNEDDLIESGIMGEYRRLLGWGYGRKNNSELDTAHKLRQLPRPYQS from the coding sequence ATGATCGAGCTTGTCAGCCATAAACTCTGTATCAATTGCAATTTGTGCGTCCAAGTTTGCCCTACCAATGTCTTTGACTCGGTACCTGATCAACCACCTGCGATCGCCCGCCAGGAAGACTGTCAAACTTGTTTTTTATGTGAGGCATATTGCCCTGCGGATGCACTCTATGTTGCGCCTGAATCTCATACCAATGTTACAGTCAATGAGGATGATTTAATTGAAAGTGGCATCATGGGTGAATATCGTCGCCTCTTGGGTTGGGGATATGGCAGAAAAAACAATAGCGAATTAGATACGGCTCATAAACTGCGCCAACTGCCGCGTCCTTATCAAAGTTAA
- a CDS encoding peroxidase family protein: MVRQHGFTPRTGEQQPPSEFAQTGKFGRLFPKLRSFIPSEESLKELGNALSDPDPNTPEGDNTSVPAGFTYFGQFIDHDITLDTTTLKEIIVDPLAVTNFRTPALDLDSIYGSGPDVQPYLYQLPDQDLFLIGTTNQKPGAGDSTVPTGLPNDLPRASSGLGLLGDSRNDENLIVAQLHLAFLKFHNKVVTGIKNKTIESTRATDKSDFVKARELVIWHYQWIVLHDFLTRIIDKEQLELVLKEGRRFFILKENQEPFIPVEFSVAAYRLGHSMVRSVYDYNRVFTPLPGGVTPATLKLLFDFTAKSGQLGDFADIPIPSDWIIDWRRFFEIDPNVLVNPSRKIDPFLVEPLKNLPNVPGEKSLAVRNLLRGRSVGLPSGQRVARFLKLKPLTRDEISTGPDGEVAAKHKFDIETPLWYYILKEAQIQNQGQRLGQVGSRILAEVFVGLLEEDSNSFLATDPNWKPTLPAEKPGTFTIVDLLKFVGDINPIGDVKQES, from the coding sequence ATGGTTAGACAGCATGGATTTACTCCTCGTACAGGTGAACAGCAACCACCAAGTGAATTTGCCCAAACAGGTAAGTTCGGCAGATTGTTTCCAAAACTTCGTTCTTTTATTCCATCTGAGGAAAGTTTAAAAGAACTGGGTAATGCACTAAGCGATCCTGACCCCAACACACCGGAAGGAGACAATACAAGTGTCCCAGCAGGCTTTACCTATTTCGGTCAATTTATCGATCATGATATTACTTTAGACACCACTACTCTTAAAGAGATCATTGTTGATCCTTTGGCTGTGACAAACTTCCGAACACCAGCACTTGATCTTGATAGTATTTATGGTTCTGGGCCTGATGTACAACCTTATTTATACCAACTACCTGACCAGGATTTATTTTTAATTGGCACAACTAATCAAAAGCCTGGAGCAGGAGATTCTACCGTTCCCACAGGATTGCCTAATGATCTTCCTCGCGCTTCAAGTGGTCTGGGGCTACTTGGAGATTCGCGCAACGATGAAAACTTAATCGTTGCACAGCTTCACCTGGCTTTTCTAAAATTTCACAACAAAGTAGTTACAGGTATCAAGAATAAAACCATTGAATCAACACGAGCTACAGATAAATCGGATTTTGTAAAAGCCAGAGAATTAGTAATTTGGCACTATCAATGGATAGTACTTCATGACTTTTTGACTCGCATTATTGACAAGGAACAGCTAGAACTAGTGCTTAAAGAGGGCAGACGCTTTTTTATATTGAAAGAGAATCAGGAGCCATTTATCCCTGTAGAGTTCTCTGTAGCTGCCTATCGTCTTGGTCATAGTATGGTGCGTTCAGTTTATGACTACAACCGTGTTTTTACTCCTCTTCCTGGTGGAGTCACACCCGCGACTTTAAAACTTTTGTTTGATTTCACTGCCAAATCAGGTCAGTTAGGGGACTTCGCCGATATTCCAATTCCCAGTGATTGGATTATTGACTGGAGAAGATTTTTTGAAATTGACCCTAATGTGCTGGTTAATCCCAGTCGCAAGATAGATCCTTTTCTTGTTGAACCTTTAAAGAATTTACCCAATGTTCCAGGGGAAAAATCATTGGCTGTAAGAAATTTACTTCGCGGTCGCAGTGTAGGCTTGCCATCCGGTCAAAGAGTAGCTCGGTTCCTGAAATTAAAACCTTTGACTAGGGATGAAATCTCGACTGGCCCTGATGGAGAAGTTGCAGCCAAGCATAAATTTGATATTGAGACACCGTTGTGGTATTACATTCTTAAAGAAGCTCAAATTCAGAATCAAGGCCAACGTTTGGGTCAAGTAGGAAGCCGGATTTTGGCTGAAGTTTTTGTTGGTTTACTAGAAGAAGATAGCAACTCATTTTTGGCGACTGACCCCAATTGGAAACCAACATTGCCTGCCGAAAAGCCTGGTACATTTACCATCGTGGATTTGTTGAAGTTTGTTGGAGACATTAATCCTATTGGCGATGTGAAACAAGAATCGTAA